One genomic segment of Deinococcus radiopugnans ATCC 19172 includes these proteins:
- the eutC gene encoding ethanolamine ammonia-lyase subunit EutC produces the protein MTEELTPWASLKAFTDARIALGRAGTSMPTRELLKFGAAHAAARDAVHAPADFGALAEALTAAGETVLHVHSRAADRAEYLRRPDLGRTLAPEGLTELEGQSPSDVVIVVADGLSAGALTYVWPLLARLLPELRAAGLSVGPIVLARQARVALGDPVARALGARLVLVLIGERPGLSSPDSLGAYLTFDPQPQTRDSARNCVSNIRPAGLDVRVAAWRLAHLTGQALRKELSGVALKDEGGEPPPEFAPLPRG, from the coding sequence ATGACCGAGGAGCTGACCCCCTGGGCCTCGCTGAAGGCATTCACCGACGCCCGGATTGCGCTGGGCCGGGCGGGCACCTCCATGCCCACGCGGGAGCTCTTGAAGTTCGGCGCGGCGCACGCGGCGGCCCGCGACGCGGTTCATGCGCCTGCCGACTTTGGGGCGCTGGCTGAGGCTCTGACGGCGGCCGGGGAGACGGTGTTGCACGTCCACAGCCGCGCCGCAGACCGCGCCGAGTACCTGCGCCGCCCCGATCTGGGCCGCACGCTGGCCCCTGAAGGTCTGACGGAGTTGGAAGGACAATCCCCGTCCGATGTCGTGATCGTCGTGGCGGACGGCCTCTCGGCGGGGGCGCTGACGTATGTATGGCCGTTGCTGGCGCGGCTGCTCCCTGAACTGCGCGCCGCGGGCCTGAGCGTCGGCCCCATCGTGCTGGCAAGGCAGGCGCGGGTGGCGCTGGGCGATCCGGTCGCGCGGGCACTGGGCGCACGCCTCGTACTCGTGCTGATCGGCGAACGCCCCGGCCTGAGCAGCCCCGACAGTCTGGGCGCGTACCTGACCTTTGACCCGCAGCCCCAGACCCGCGACTCGGCCCGCAATTGCGTCTCCAACATCCGTCCGGCGGGACTGGATGTGCGGGTGGCGGCGTGGCGGCTGGCGCATCTGACTGGTCAAGCGTTGCGAAAGGAACTCAGCGGCGTGGCCCTCAAGGACGAGGGCGGCGAGCCTCCACCCGAGTTTGCCCCGCTGCCACGCGGCTAA